In Hyphomicrobium denitrificans ATCC 51888, the DNA window GAAGAGCCGCGCGTGATCGAATATCTGAAGACGCCGCCAACGCGCAAAGAGCTCGTGCAGCTCATCACGGCGATGGGCATCACCCCGCGTGCTCTACTTCGGCAAAAAGGGGCGCTATATGAGGAACTTGGGCTCGCCGATCCGGGCCTTGGCGACGACGCGATCATCGACGCGATGATGGCGCATCCGATCCTGATCAACCGCCCGATCGTCGTAACACCGCTCGGTACGCGCCTCTGCCGTCCGGCGGACACCGTGCTTGAAATCTTACCGAAGCGGCGCGCCTCTCAAGCATAAGGTTTCATCCGCTTACACGCCCGTAGCCGCAGTCCACGATGCGGCGATGCGGTCCAACGTTTCGCTTGCCCCGACAGGCCGTGCTACCTACGACTTCCCTATTTGAGAAATCAAAGGTCATAAATGAAGCCGGAAACGACTACGACGGGCGTCAGCCGTGAAGCCGCCGCAGGATTGGCGCTGCTCGGTGCCGCGGTTCTCGCACTCATCATCGCGAATTCATCGTATGCCGATGCTTACGACCGGGCGCTCGCACTGCCGTTAGCCGTCGGCATCGCGCCGTTCGCGCTGTCCAAGTCGCTGTTGCACTGGATCAACGACGCCTTGATGGTGATCTTCTTTTTCGTCGTCGGGCTCGAGATCAAGCGCGAGATGCTGCGCGGCGCGTTGTCGAACCGCAAGGCCGCACTGCTTCCAGTGATCGCGGCATTGGGCGGTATGATCGTGCCTGCGCTCATCTATGCAGCGATCAATTGGAACAACAATATCGCGCTTCGCGGGTGGGCGATCCCGGCCGCGACCGATATCGCGTTTGCCGTCGGGGTTCTAGCGTTGCTCGGTTCGCGCGTGCCGCAAAGCCTCAAGGTTTTTCTTTTGGCGCTCGCGATCATCGATGATCTCGGCGCCATTCTGATCATCGCGTTTTTCTACACCGGCGACCTGTCGCTGTCGGCGCTGGCGCTCGCCTTTGCCGGTGTTGCGGGCCTTGTACTTCTCAACCGCTACGGGGTGATGCGGATGTGGGCGTATGCTCTCGTCGGCGCGTTCGTCTGGTTGTGCGTGTTGAAATCCGGCGTCCACGCGACGCTTGCCGGTGTCGTGACCGCGCTCGCTGTACCGCTGACAGACGGCCGGGGCCGCGAAGGGCCGCTCGAAGCGACCGAGCATCGACTCGGGCCGTGGGTCAGCTTTCTCATTCTGCCGATTTTCGCACTCGCCAATGCGGGGGTTTCGTTTGCGGCGATTTCGCTGCGGGACTTCACCTCGCCGATTTCGCTCGGCATCGCGCTCGGCCTGCTCATCGGCAAGCCGCTCGGGATTTACTCTTTTGCCAAGGCTGCGATGACGAGCGGGCTCGGTGCGCGACCGGATGGCGCAACGGAGATGCAGCTATTCGGCACAGCCATTCTCGGCGGTATTGGCTTCACGATGAGCCTGTTCATCGGCATGCTGGCATTCCCTGATGCGCAGGTGAACGGTCACGTGAAACTCGGTGTACTGAGCGGTTCGCTGATGTCGGCCATTCTCGGATACAGCGTGCTTTTGAGGACCAACACCCGTTTGCGCAAAGGCGCGACGCTGCGCGGCGGCTCGTAAGAAGGAGAACCCACGGACAATGAAGAGCTTTCCCGACTCCCTTTCCGATCGCTATCGCCGCTTCAAGTTTCGGCACTTCACGCCGAACGCCGCGCACTACGAGAGGCTCGCGACGCAGGGTCAGGACCCGCAGACGATGATCATCTCGTGCTCCGACAGCCGCGTCGATCCGGAAACGATCTTCAGCGCCATGCCGGGCGAGCTGTTCGTGCTGCGCAACATCGCCAATCTCGTTCCGCCCTACGAAACGGGCGGCAACTTCCACGGCGTCAGTTCGGCGATCGAATTCGCGATCCTCAATCTCAATCTCCGTCATCTGATCGTTATCGGGCATTCCGGCTGCGGCGGCATCAAGGCGGCGTGGGACGAGAAAGCCGCCGTGCAGACGGAAGCTCATTTCGTCTCGCGCTGGATGTCGATGCTGGACGAAGCGCGTTTGGAAGTTCAGCGCAATCATCCGGATGCTTCGCCTGAGTTCAAACAGCGTGCGCTCGAGCAAGAAGGCGTCATGCAGTCGCTGAAAAATCTGCGGACGTTTCCGTTCGTGCGCGAGCGCGAGGAGAAGGGCTTGCTGCAGCTGCACGGCGCGCACTTCGACATCGCGACGGGCATGCTCACCGTCTATGACAACGAGACGAAGAAATTTCAGTCGCTCTGAGTTGAGTTTTTCGTCGGACGGCGCCCGGTCGATCAGGACCCGGACGCTGTCGAGCCCGCCTCCGCGCGGGCTTTTTCTATTGCGGGAAGCAATTTCGCCGTCAGCGCGCCTTCGGAAATCGGACCGACGTGCTTGTAGACGATCTGGCCTTTGCCATTCACGACGAACGTCTCGGGCGTTCCGTAGACGCCCCAGTCGATGGCGGCCCGGCCCGACGAGTCCGTGCCAACCGCCGTATAGGGATTGCCGAAGCGGCCGATGAACCGGCGCGCCGCGTCCGCGCGATCCTTATAGTTGATGCCGTAAATGTCGACGTTCGCCATGCTTTTCAGTTTTTCGAGGAACGGGTGCTCCTCGATGCAGGGCACACACCACGATGCCCAGTAGTTGACGACGGAAACCTTGCCCTTGGCGAGGTCGGCGCTGGTGAAGCCAGCTTCGGGTGTCCCGTTCGCGGATTCCAGACCTTCGATGGGTGGGAACACGCCCTGCGGAACCTGCCGGCCGACGAGCGTCGAGGGAAGAAGCGACGGATCGCCGGTGTGCAGCGCTATCGCGAAAAAGCCCGCGACGGCGGCAAAAAGCAAAACCGGCAACAGACGTAGAAATTTCGATCGATTCACAGTCTTACTCCACGGCGCCTGCCGAGCGGCGTCTCGCGCCACGCTTTTCGAGTTCCTCCATCGCGGCGGCTTGCCTTCTGCCATCGAAGACGAGCCAGGCGATGAGGGCCGCGACGACGATGGTCACGGCGGCATAGGAAATCCAGATGAAAGCGGCGTGCGGTCCGAGGTCCATGCTAGGTCGCCGACCCCGACGCTGCGAGCCGGTCACGGCCGGCGACGACCTGCGCGCGCATGGCCTTCACGCGGCGACGCATGATTTCGTTGCGCATGGCCTTTAGATGCATGGCGAAGAACAGCAGCGTAAATCCCAGCGCCATGATGATCAGCGGCCAGCGCATGCTGGGATCGACGGTCGATGTGAAATCGGTCGATGGCTGATGCAGCGTGTTCCACCAGTTGACCGAAAACTTGATGATCGGAAGGATCGTGACGCCGACGAGCGCGAGCACCGCCGTCAGCTTCGCCGCGGCCGATTCATCTTCGAGCGCGGCGCGGAGCGCCATCAATCCGAGATAGAGGAAGAACAGGATCAGCACCGACGTCAGGCGCGCGTCCCACACCCAATAGGTGCCCCACATCGGCTTACCCCAGAGCGACCCCGTCAGCAGCGCCAGAAACGTGAAGGCGGCGCCGATCGGCGCGGCGGCCTTGGCAGAAACGTCGGCAAGGGGATGCCTGAATACGAGAAGCCCGAAGCTCGATACGGCGATCAGGCCGTAGATCATCATCGAGAGCCACGCGCAGGGCACGTGGATATACATGATGCGCACCGTCTCGCCCTGCTGATAGTCGGCGGGCGAGTCGAAAAACGACAGGTAAAATCCGACGGCAATCAAGATTGCGGCCGCGGCCCACGCCCACGGAAGCACTCTCGCGGAGAGCCCCATGAAACGGGTCGGGTTGGCCAGTTGCTGCGTCAGCGTTTGCATGGACGGGGATGTAAGGCTTTCGCCAATTTTAAGCAATGAATGGCTGGCCTAGCGAGACTTAAAAATCTGAAACATTGCAAGGTGAAGAGAGAACAGGAAAAGCAGCTTTTCCTGCCAGGGCATCTCGGATTTTATCAACATTGCCAGATGCACCACATAAAGTAGGAAAACGAAAGATTTCCGCATTTGATAGCTCCCATCTAGCCGCCACCGCGCCGAATTTACGCGCGTCGCGGAGGTGTCAACCGGAGGCGAGCCTGCGGCCGAGATGGTTGCCGTTCAAAATTTCCCGACAATTATTGAAGTTGTATGCGGAGGGCGGCGGCGGCGGCGATGGGTCCGAGGACGACGGCGGCGAGCGATATCGCGGTCAGGATCAGAAA includes these proteins:
- the arsC gene encoding arsenate reductase (glutaredoxin) (This arsenate reductase requires both glutathione and glutaredoxin to convert arsenate to arsenite, after which the efflux transporter formed by ArsA and ArsB can extrude the arsenite from the cell, providing resistance.) gives rise to the protein MTITIYHNPACGTSRTTLATIREHGEEPRVIEYLKTPPTRKELVQLITAMGITPRALLRQKGALYEELGLADPGLGDDAIIDAMMAHPILINRPIVVTPLGTRLCRPADTVLEILPKRRASQA
- the nhaA gene encoding Na+/H+ antiporter NhaA, translated to MKPETTTTGVSREAAAGLALLGAAVLALIIANSSYADAYDRALALPLAVGIAPFALSKSLLHWINDALMVIFFFVVGLEIKREMLRGALSNRKAALLPVIAALGGMIVPALIYAAINWNNNIALRGWAIPAATDIAFAVGVLALLGSRVPQSLKVFLLALAIIDDLGAILIIAFFYTGDLSLSALALAFAGVAGLVLLNRYGVMRMWAYALVGAFVWLCVLKSGVHATLAGVVTALAVPLTDGRGREGPLEATEHRLGPWVSFLILPIFALANAGVSFAAISLRDFTSPISLGIALGLLIGKPLGIYSFAKAAMTSGLGARPDGATEMQLFGTAILGGIGFTMSLFIGMLAFPDAQVNGHVKLGVLSGSLMSAILGYSVLLRTNTRLRKGATLRGGS
- a CDS encoding carbonic anhydrase, whose product is MKSFPDSLSDRYRRFKFRHFTPNAAHYERLATQGQDPQTMIISCSDSRVDPETIFSAMPGELFVLRNIANLVPPYETGGNFHGVSSAIEFAILNLNLRHLIVIGHSGCGGIKAAWDEKAAVQTEAHFVSRWMSMLDEARLEVQRNHPDASPEFKQRALEQEGVMQSLKNLRTFPFVREREEKGLLQLHGAHFDIATGMLTVYDNETKKFQSL
- a CDS encoding DsbE family thiol:disulfide interchange protein, translating into MNRSKFLRLLPVLLFAAVAGFFAIALHTGDPSLLPSTLVGRQVPQGVFPPIEGLESANGTPEAGFTSADLAKGKVSVVNYWASWCVPCIEEHPFLEKLKSMANVDIYGINYKDRADAARRFIGRFGNPYTAVGTDSSGRAAIDWGVYGTPETFVVNGKGQIVYKHVGPISEGALTAKLLPAIEKARAEAGSTASGS
- the ccmD gene encoding heme exporter protein CcmD, which translates into the protein MDLGPHAAFIWISYAAVTIVVAALIAWLVFDGRRQAAAMEELEKRGARRRSAGAVE
- a CDS encoding heme ABC transporter permease, which gives rise to MQTLTQQLANPTRFMGLSARVLPWAWAAAAILIAVGFYLSFFDSPADYQQGETVRIMYIHVPCAWLSMMIYGLIAVSSFGLLVFRHPLADVSAKAAAPIGAAFTFLALLTGSLWGKPMWGTYWVWDARLTSVLILFFLYLGLMALRAALEDESAAAKLTAVLALVGVTILPIIKFSVNWWNTLHQPSTDFTSTVDPSMRWPLIIMALGFTLLFFAMHLKAMRNEIMRRRVKAMRAQVVAGRDRLAASGSAT